ATCGCTGTCCTGGTTCGAAATATCCAGGCCGCCATTGTTGTAGAAATTGTTCCACTTGGAGGCCATGAAGCTGTTACTCGCATTCAACCAGTTGATCAACACGCTCGCGCTGCTGTTGGCGCTCACACTGCCGTTGTAGCCGAAATTGTTCCATTTCAAATTGCTCGGCTGGCTTTGCTCGAGATAAACGCCGGTGGTGTTGGCGTGAATATCGTTGTCATGAATGCTGGCATTCGATCCGGTTTGCAGGCGAATGCCATAGCCGCAGCCGTGAATGTTGTTGTTGCGGAGGGCGGCGTTTGCGCCCAAGACCTGAATGCCGGCATTGCTGCAATTCGAAATGTCGTTTCCATCAATTGTGGCGTAAGCCTGTGAGCCGGTATCGCGCATGATGCCAATGGGCGCATTGCTGATGCTCGTATTCAGAATACTGGGATTGCAGGTTCCGGTAATATAAACCCCATGCGCCCCGCCGGCAGCATCACGAATCGTGCAATTCTGCACCGTAGTTCCGGAGCCGTTGAGATAAACGCCCTGGCTCGCAAAATTCTCGATGGTGCAATGCTCCAACACGATGCTGTCTTCATTATCCACCCACACGCCCTTCTGCGCATAACGAATTGTCGCCCAATTGATTGTGCCCTCGCTGTTGGCTTTGTAGCGAATGCCGATCCAATTGCCCGAACTGCCGCTGCGGTCAAATGTGACCGGAGAAGCCTCGGTACCGTTGACATTGAAAGCGCCATAGATTTTCAGCACAACGCCTGCACCAGTAGCCGCGGTGATGTTCGCGCCGGCTTGCACAGTAATGCTGTTGCCCGAAGGCAGCTCGACCTCGCCGGCAAGGATAGCGCCGGGTGTGCTCCACGTAATATTGCCGGTGAGAGTGCCGCTCAAGCCGGCGAGCTGACTGACTTGCGCGGTTTGCGAGCTGTTGCCGGCGGAATTGTAGGCTTGCACTTTGTAATAGTAGGTCACATTGGGTGAAACCGTGTAGTCGGTAAAGCTCTCCGTGACAACGCTGTCAATGGCGCTGAACCCGCTGCCGCTGGTTTGGCTGCGAAAGATGATGAAGCCCGCAGCTTCGGCAGTGGAGGAATCATTCTCCTCCCACGCAAGCTGCACGAACCCGGCAGTGTTGAGGCTGGCAGCAAAATTCTCGGGAGTAGGCGGCGGGAAGATATTCGGCGTGGCGCTGACTTCGACAGAATAACTGCTCTCTTCGTCAGTGTTGCTGTTGTAGCCTTTGACGGCAAAATACTAGGTTTGGCCGTTGGTCAAACCGGTGAGCGTAACGGTTTTGGTGACCGTCGAATCGACTGAGATCTCGATGGGGGAAGAACTCTGGTCTGCCCCGGTGCCTTGATACGGCGAGCCGGTGTCGGTGTCGTAATAGATATGGTAGCTGGTGGCGCCGGCGCCAGTAAAATTTAAAGTTACGTTAGCGTCCCCCCATAGGAGATTGTTGATGATTGGCGTAGTTGGGTGATTGGCAACGCTAATCACATACTCTTTTGTCGCTTCTCTGAAGTATGTGTCATATACCGTAAACTGTAGCGTATAGGTTCCATCCGCAACTAAAGTTGAGTTCCAGAAGCCGTTTGAAGTCAAATTGTTGGTCGGAATATACCAATAAGTTGTGTTGCTAGAAAGCGCCTTTTTGTACACAAAGGCCAGATTTTCCTTCGAGAGCCACTCATTAAAGAAATAGGTGTTTGTTGATACAACTGCGCCGCCTGATCCCAGAATCGTGAAGTTGACGCCATAGACGCTAACGTTGTCGGTTCCTGGGGCTGAAATCGAATCTTTCGCCTGAACAAGGAAATCAACTTTGCCTGTAACTTGGTAAACTCCGCCGACCATTGGCAATTTTATACCTATGGAGTCGGATTCTATACGGTAGTTCAAGATGCGAGGATCACCATTGTCCACAAACGGACAGATACGATCATCAAACAAGCTGGTCAAGGGGTTTACTTCCTGTGTATTCGCCCCCTGATTGAAATGAACATGATTGAGAATATTTGTTTGTGCCAACTCATGATCCCACTCCTGAATTATGTCCTGATTCTCAACATAGACTGTTTCCATATGAGTGTAAAAGAAAACACGATAAGGTTCCTGGAGCTCTTGCAGACTAAACGACTGATCTGGATACCTGTCAGCACCAGTCCCAACCCAGGTTCGGGAAACCCCAAAGACCTGGGTGTTGGTCTTACAGGGAAAAACACTTGTATGTCTTTGGGCCTGAATATCTATACCATCATGGAAACGATGGTTGTTAGGGTTCGATGAACTTCGGTATTCCATGAAAGTGCCATTAATCTGTTGCTGAGTTTGTGATGGCGCAATAGGCCATCTGTAACTGCCTTGTGGGCAACCCTGGGCATAGGCATTTTCGTTATCAACTGCAAAGAAACAGAACGCAACCGGAATGGCAATTTTGAAAATAGCCGCTTGGCCTATGCGTCGTTGTGTGTGAACCATTTTGGCTCCGGAATTATATGTCGATATCGCGCCTTGTTTGTCCCTAAGAAAACACAAATCAATGGACGATGCGAAAGAGAAATGTTTTCATTCCTGTATCCAAAACTAGATATTCCGTGGTTGATGCTGAATGAATTGTGACACGATTGGGAGGTGAGTCGATCGCGGACGGCAATTCAGCAATTCCTAGTATCCTCCCCTCAAAAGTGATTGCCGCAAAGTGCATTTTAGTGACGTCATTTTGTGGGTTTCTTGATTTGCTGGCCAAATTGCGCTGCCGGTGCGTAGGTCTTGTCAGAACGTAAATGAGCTGTTCATCTTCAAGCAATCTCACACTGTGAATATGTTCAGGCATTGTTGTTTTAAGAATCTGTTGACAAGTAGGTAATTCATATAACAACACGTGAGCGATTTGTGGAAGGTCATTGGAAAGACTATTAACAACAAGGAGGTTGTACTTTGCAGAGAAGATGGCACTAACGACTGGTTCATTTATAACATTGGCGAGCTCACCTCTTGCGCTGGAGAGAAGCAAAGCTTTTGTTTTACTTTTAGCAAGATCCCGGATTACAACGAGAATCCACTCAGATGAGGGAGCGATGGTAATGCTGTTTGGGATCGAATATCCAAGTTTTTGTCTCCACTGTTTAATCCCGGTTCGAGTGAAACAAATGATCTGGTAATGTGCTGGTTCGTCCGGGTCAGGAGCAGCCAGGACAAAGTATTGGCCATCATTGGACCATGTACCATGCATGAAGCGAGTGAATTGTGGGAATATTGTGTGCGAAATGAGTTTGACTCCGGCAGAATCACGAAAAGATATGGAGCCATCGCTTGCGTCCAGCTTACAAACAAAGCCATTTACGGACACGAGGAATTCAGGAGCTGGATCATCCGTAGCATAAGTGTATGATTCCTTCCAAAGTGTCGTTCCATTGTTATCCAGCAACTGGAATTCGCCAGAAACAACTTCTCTGATATTGCTAGGGACCGAAAGCAATCGACAAACCGACAAATATTTGTTAAGCGATTCATCTGCTTTCCTTAACCCCTCAAGCTGGTTAATGTCACCATTGCGAAGCTCGTGTAGCATTAATTTGCCATGGTTTTGCTCCATTTGCTGCCCCTGCGCAGCCAGGCAAAGACAGAAACAATGCAGCGCGAAGCCTTCAAACAATTTTAGACTATACTTTTTTTGCACGATAGTCACTCCTGAGAATGAGTTTGACACTAAAACAAAATACTACAGAGAGTGATCGGAATACAACTGGAATCAAAGATGCGGAAACTAGGAGAAGAGAGACTAATCAGATCGCCGGTCCCCTGCTCTTGCGATTCGAATTTCATCGCTACGCGCGGGCAATATAGTCACAACTTCCTGCCTTATCAAGAAATGTTACAATATTTTCACAGAT
This genomic interval from Cytophagia bacterium CHB2 contains the following:
- a CDS encoding T9SS type A sorting domain-containing protein, which encodes MQLAWEENDSSTAEAAGFIIFRSQTSGSGFSAIDSVVTESFTDYTVSPNVTYYYKVQAYNSAGNSSQTAQVSQLAGLSGTLTGNITWSTPGAILAGEVELPSGNSITVQAGANITAATGAGVVLKIYGAFNVNGTEASPVTFDRSGSSGNWIGIRYKANSEGTINWATIRYAQKGVWVDNEDSIVLEHCTIENFASQGVYLNGSGTTVQNCTIRDAAGGAHGVYITGTCNPSILNTSISNAPIGIMRDTGSQAYATIDGNDISNCSNAGIQVLGANAALRNNNIHGCGYGIRLQTGSNASIHDNDIHANTTGVYLEQSQPSNLKWNNFGYNGSVSANSSASVLINWLNASNSFMASKWNNFYNNGGLDISNQDSDTLAATGQYWNSQNLSGLVNTASAQTSHNANAGPGGDSGKPVVSEEESGQPLPANFTLQQNYPNPFNPSTRIRFALPARAVVSLTIYDMNGRVVRHLIRQQTYEPGWPEVTWDARNDAGAAVGSGIYFYRLTGRNLESNESFVQTHRLLLLR